The following are from one region of the Ignavibacteriota bacterium genome:
- a CDS encoding STAS domain-containing protein produces MNNFELRHQNDYVIASINLDKATFQEAIEFKSLIDDELDKGYHNIVISLNECDFLDSAFIGVLVVIWRKVKVKGGSLKLVKPGNFNHSVLHLTGAIEIFEKYDSVLEALASSTSPA; encoded by the coding sequence ATGAATAACTTTGAATTAAGACATCAAAACGATTACGTGATTGCATCCATCAATCTTGATAAAGCTACGTTTCAAGAAGCAATAGAATTCAAGAGTTTAATTGATGATGAATTAGATAAAGGATATCACAATATTGTTATATCATTAAATGAGTGCGATTTTTTGGACTCTGCATTCATTGGTGTACTTGTTGTAATTTGGAGAAAAGTGAAAGTAAAAGGTGGTTCTTTAAAACTGGTTAAACCGGGAAATTTTAATCACTCAGTCCTTCATCTCACAGGTGCGATTGAGATATTCGAAAAATATGATTCAGTACTGGAAGCATTAGCAAGTTCTACCTCTCCCGCGTAG
- a CDS encoding multifunctional oxoglutarate decarboxylase/oxoglutarate dehydrogenase thiamine pyrophosphate-binding subunit/dihydrolipoyllysine-residue succinyltransferase subunit, which yields MEKFGANTWFVEYLHDQFSKSPEKVPDQWRKFFGDISGTDGGNGKNSGKSSLQQLNIPLPQPGENDEVQIIAGSSEKILANMVNSLSVPVATSQRTMPVKLLEENRTLINNHLQRINKKKISFTHLISWAILKAVQSMPVMNSAFTIIEGKPHVINRKDVNLGLAIDIERKDGSRSLIVPNIKSANKLNFSEFWNAYEDLINRSRKGAIDPNEFLGTTITLTNPGTIGTVASVPRLMVGQGAIIAAGAIQYSAEYQAMSQTTISTLGISKVMNISSTYDHRIIQGAESGMFLKEINDLLLGQNDFYDDIFDSLKLPFKPLRWQTDYQPGIFETTANTEEIVKQAKVLQLINLYRVRGHLIADLDPLGSKTQYHAELDPASYNLTIWDLDRQFITGGFGNLNTATLRNILNILEKTYCDKIGVEYMHIQNPAEKTWLQKKMEPVRNTPEFDNQTRINILKKLIAAEAFEHFIHSKFIGHKRFSLEGSETLIPLLDFILTEAADHNIKEVVMGMAHRGRLNVLANIIGKSYDSIFVEFEDIRDPNSFEGSGDVKYHLGATGNYKTIRGKNISVSVAANPSHLEWVDPVVEGIVRAKQTRMGDNKSHVKVMSLLIHGDAAFAGQGIVAETLNLSQLSGYRTGGTIHIVVNNQIGFTTTPEDARSSQYATDIAKMIQAPIFHVNGDDPEAALWVAKLVSDYRQIFNKDVVIDLFGYRRHGHNEGDEPGYTQPILYAKIKEHPSVRQIYQDKLIEEKIISENEIKTFADNLNSKMNASVERIRQESKKFEGDLILAVPKKEIEIIQSEKKTSISEDTLKTIVDGITKIPANFNGHPKLSKFLESRKKIIDGTGKAEWAFAESLAFGSLLLEGTPVRLSGQDSVRGTFSQRHLAFTDVKTGSLYFPLNHLNDKQAYLEALDSSLSEAAVLGFEFGYSAVDPLTLVIWEAQFGDFANAAQVIIDNFIVAAYTKWQMPNNLVMLLPHGFEGQGPEHSSARLERFLILSAENNIQVCNVTTPAQYFHLLRRQIKSGMKIPLVIMTPKSLLRAPEAKSSKEEFLNGKFEEVLDDDSIQTPEKIDHLILTSGKIYYDLLKYRADNKISNTAIIRIEQFYPYASKKIRKIIERYSSVKKIKWVQEEPMNMGAWNFLFNRLRNDLPKECELGYSGRPESASPAVGSYKISMQQQKKLVKDSFN from the coding sequence CTGGAAAAATTTGGTGCTAACACCTGGTTCGTTGAATATCTGCATGATCAATTTTCCAAAAGTCCTGAAAAAGTACCCGACCAATGGAGAAAATTTTTTGGTGATATTTCTGGTACTGATGGAGGCAATGGGAAAAATTCCGGTAAATCATCTTTGCAGCAATTGAATATTCCGCTTCCACAGCCTGGTGAAAACGACGAAGTTCAGATAATAGCAGGAAGTTCGGAAAAAATTCTTGCAAACATGGTAAATAGTTTATCTGTCCCTGTTGCAACTTCGCAAAGAACTATGCCGGTGAAATTACTTGAAGAAAACAGAACACTCATAAACAATCACCTTCAAAGAATCAATAAGAAAAAAATATCTTTTACTCATCTTATTAGCTGGGCCATACTAAAAGCTGTTCAATCAATGCCGGTGATGAACAGTGCTTTCACAATAATAGAAGGAAAACCTCACGTTATAAATAGAAAAGACGTGAATCTTGGTCTTGCTATCGACATCGAACGCAAAGATGGTTCAAGATCTTTGATTGTTCCAAATATAAAAAGTGCAAATAAATTAAACTTTAGTGAATTCTGGAATGCTTATGAAGACCTGATAAACAGATCAAGAAAAGGTGCTATTGATCCAAATGAATTTCTAGGTACAACAATTACATTAACTAATCCTGGAACGATCGGTACGGTTGCGTCTGTTCCCAGACTTATGGTTGGTCAGGGAGCGATTATAGCTGCAGGAGCTATTCAATATAGTGCTGAATATCAAGCAATGTCTCAGACAACAATTTCAACATTGGGCATCAGTAAAGTAATGAATATTTCCAGCACTTATGATCACAGAATAATTCAAGGTGCAGAATCCGGAATGTTTCTTAAAGAGATCAATGATCTGCTTTTAGGTCAGAATGATTTTTATGATGATATATTCGATTCATTAAAACTTCCTTTCAAACCTTTGAGATGGCAAACAGACTATCAGCCGGGAATTTTCGAAACAACTGCAAATACAGAAGAGATTGTAAAACAAGCTAAAGTTCTCCAACTAATTAATTTATACAGAGTAAGAGGACATCTTATTGCTGACCTTGATCCGCTGGGTTCAAAAACACAATATCATGCTGAACTGGATCCGGCAAGTTATAACTTGACTATATGGGACTTAGATCGTCAATTTATTACAGGTGGTTTTGGAAATCTAAACACAGCAACACTTCGTAACATACTTAACATTCTGGAAAAAACTTACTGTGATAAAATTGGTGTTGAATATATGCATATCCAGAATCCTGCTGAGAAAACCTGGCTTCAGAAAAAAATGGAACCGGTTAGAAATACCCCTGAATTTGATAATCAAACCAGGATAAATATTCTAAAAAAATTAATCGCAGCAGAAGCATTTGAACACTTCATTCATAGCAAATTTATTGGACATAAAAGATTTTCATTGGAAGGAAGTGAAACATTAATTCCGCTGTTGGATTTTATACTGACTGAAGCTGCCGACCATAATATTAAAGAAGTAGTGATGGGAATGGCACACAGAGGAAGACTGAATGTGTTAGCAAACATCATAGGGAAATCTTATGATTCTATTTTTGTTGAGTTCGAAGATATCAGAGATCCGAATTCCTTTGAAGGTTCTGGTGATGTAAAGTATCATTTAGGCGCTACAGGAAACTATAAAACAATTAGAGGAAAAAATATTTCAGTTTCTGTTGCTGCAAATCCAAGTCACCTCGAATGGGTTGATCCTGTTGTTGAAGGAATTGTTCGGGCAAAGCAAACACGAATGGGCGATAATAAAAGTCATGTCAAAGTGATGTCTTTATTAATTCATGGAGATGCAGCTTTTGCCGGACAAGGTATTGTTGCAGAAACTTTGAACCTATCACAATTGAGCGGATACAGAACCGGTGGAACTATTCATATAGTTGTAAATAACCAGATTGGTTTTACTACAACTCCTGAAGATGCCAGATCTTCACAATATGCAACTGACATAGCAAAAATGATTCAGGCGCCAATCTTTCACGTTAATGGCGATGACCCTGAAGCTGCATTGTGGGTTGCTAAACTTGTTTCTGATTACAGACAGATATTTAATAAAGATGTAGTGATTGATTTATTCGGATACAGACGACATGGACACAATGAAGGTGATGAGCCAGGATATACTCAACCAATTTTATATGCAAAAATAAAAGAACATCCATCTGTCAGGCAGATTTACCAGGACAAATTAATTGAAGAAAAAATTATTTCTGAAAATGAAATAAAGACGTTCGCTGATAACCTGAATAGTAAAATGAATGCCTCCGTAGAAAGGATAAGACAAGAGAGTAAGAAATTTGAAGGCGATCTCATACTTGCTGTACCTAAAAAAGAAATTGAGATTATTCAATCAGAGAAAAAAACATCCATTAGTGAGGATACATTAAAGACAATAGTTGATGGAATAACAAAAATACCAGCTAACTTTAATGGTCACCCAAAACTTTCAAAATTTCTCGAAAGTCGGAAAAAAATAATTGATGGAACAGGAAAAGCCGAATGGGCGTTCGCAGAATCACTTGCATTCGGAAGTTTACTTCTTGAAGGAACGCCTGTACGCTTGAGTGGTCAGGATAGTGTTCGTGGTACATTCAGCCAAAGACATCTTGCCTTCACTGATGTAAAAACCGGATCATTATATTTCCCATTAAATCATTTAAATGACAAACAGGCTTATCTTGAAGCATTGGATAGCTCATTATCGGAAGCGGCTGTTTTAGGATTTGAATTCGGGTATAGTGCTGTTGATCCATTAACTCTTGTAATTTGGGAAGCACAGTTTGGTGATTTTGCTAATGCAGCTCAGGTTATTATTGATAACTTTATAGTAGCTGCTTACACTAAATGGCAAATGCCAAATAATCTTGTAATGCTACTTCCACATGGATTTGAAGGACAAGGACCCGAACACTCAAGTGCTAGACTTGAAAGATTTTTAATACTTAGTGCTGAGAACAATATACAAGTTTGTAATGTAACAACACCCGCTCAATATTTTCATCTTTTAAGAAGACAGATAAAATCGGGTATGAAGATACCTTTAGTTATTATGACACCAAAAAGTTTGTTGAGAGCACCCGAAGCTAAATCGTCAAAAGAAGAATTTTTAAATGGGAAATTTGAAGAAGTACTCGATGATGATTCAATTCAAACTCCTGAAAAAATTGATCATCTTATTTTAACCAGCGGTAAGATTTATTATGATCTGTTGAAATACAGAGCTGATAATAAAATTTCAAATACTGCTATCATCAGGATTGAACAATTTTATCCTTACGCATCTAAAAAGATCAGAAAAATTATTGAAAGATATTCATCTGTTAAGAAAATCAAATGGGTTCAGGAAGAGCCAATGAATATGGGTGCCTGGAATTTTTTGTTTAATCGATTGCGAAATGATTTACCAAAAGAATGTGAATTAGGTTATTCAGGCAGACCTGAAAGTGCAAGCCCTGCAGTAGGTTCATATAAAATTTCAATGCAGCAGCAGAAGAAACTTGTGAAGGATTCGTTTAACTAA
- the pdxH gene encoding pyridoxamine 5'-phosphate oxidase, which translates to MPNKKYNRSIITLNNLRHEYNLNKLSEETIRKNPFRQFEFWFRQVIKLKLTEPNAMVLATTDKKAKPSARIVLLKDLSKDGFVFFTNYKSSKGRSLTENPEASLLFYWAELERQIRVEGKVKKISRAESQKYFNTRPLESRIAAWASEQSEVIPDREYLEQKFLYFKEKFRGKKIPIPPYWGGFVLVPDYFEFWQGRENRLHDRICFKKMKSGWKIFRRAP; encoded by the coding sequence ATGCCTAATAAAAAATATAATCGATCCATTATTACATTAAACAATTTACGTCACGAATATAACCTAAATAAACTATCTGAGGAAACTATCAGGAAGAATCCATTCAGGCAATTTGAATTCTGGTTTAGACAAGTTATAAAACTAAAACTGACTGAACCAAACGCTATGGTTCTGGCAACTACAGATAAAAAAGCAAAACCTTCTGCCAGAATTGTATTGTTAAAAGATTTAAGCAAGGATGGATTTGTTTTCTTCACTAACTATAAAAGTTCAAAAGGAAGAAGTCTTACTGAAAATCCAGAAGCATCACTTTTATTTTATTGGGCTGAACTAGAAAGACAAATAAGAGTTGAAGGAAAAGTAAAAAAAATATCCAGAGCTGAATCACAAAAATATTTTAATACACGACCTCTCGAAAGCCGAATAGCAGCTTGGGCTTCCGAACAGAGTGAAGTAATTCCAGACAGAGAATACCTCGAGCAAAAATTTTTATATTTTAAAGAAAAGTTCAGAGGGAAAAAAATTCCTATCCCACCATATTGGGGAGGTTTTGTTTTAGTTCCGGATTATTTTGAATTCTGGCAGGGAAGAGAAAACCGACTGCATGATAGAATATGTTTTAAAAAAATGAAAAGCGGTTGGAAAATTTTCAGGCGGGCACCATAA
- a CDS encoding EamA family transporter, which produces MLVIFTIEMKNLSEHQKGILYVFTAALLWSSGGLFIKLISLNAMQLSFFRCSIAAITFAIIFKKRILLFNKLSLINSFIYAIVLITFVIATKTTTAANAIFLQSTAPIYVLIFEPIFNKTKYERINIITVAVCVLGMILFFVGKLEPGHLEGNFVALISGITFAAFFLGMKQNDHKYQQSSIFWGNVLVAMICIPFLTSIELISFSDLWMVSFLGVFQIATAYAFFASGLKRVIAVEASIISMVEPVLNPVWVFIGYGETPSITAIIGGLIILTAIVVRSLITQTSIKSKFSF; this is translated from the coding sequence ATGCTAGTTATATTTACAATTGAAATGAAAAATCTTTCCGAACATCAGAAAGGAATCCTATACGTATTCACTGCTGCATTATTGTGGAGCAGTGGCGGTTTATTTATCAAGCTGATTTCGCTGAACGCCATGCAATTATCTTTTTTCCGGTGTTCGATTGCTGCAATTACTTTTGCAATCATTTTCAAAAAAAGAATACTGTTATTCAACAAACTGAGTCTCATCAATTCATTTATTTACGCAATTGTTCTTATAACATTTGTAATTGCTACAAAAACTACAACGGCTGCAAACGCCATCTTCTTGCAATCCACTGCACCAATTTACGTTTTAATTTTTGAACCAATATTTAATAAAACAAAATATGAAAGAATTAATATCATAACAGTTGCAGTATGTGTTCTCGGAATGATTTTATTTTTCGTTGGAAAACTTGAACCTGGACATCTTGAAGGAAATTTTGTTGCTCTCATTTCCGGAATAACCTTCGCAGCATTCTTTTTAGGAATGAAACAAAATGATCATAAGTATCAGCAGAGCAGTATTTTTTGGGGAAATGTACTCGTTGCTATGATATGCATTCCTTTTCTTACTTCAATTGAATTAATCAGCTTTTCAGATTTGTGGATGGTTAGTTTTCTCGGCGTTTTTCAGATTGCAACAGCTTATGCATTTTTTGCATCAGGATTAAAAAGAGTGATTGCAGTTGAAGCATCAATAATTTCGATGGTTGAACCTGTGTTAAATCCTGTTTGGGTTTTTATTGGGTATGGAGAGACTCCTTCAATTACAGCAATAATCGGAGGTTTGATTATCTTGACTGCGATTGTAGTAAGAAGCTTGATTACACAAACATCGATTAAGAGTAAATTCAGTTTTTAG